A region of Mercenaria mercenaria strain notata unplaced genomic scaffold, MADL_Memer_1 contig_3464, whole genome shotgun sequence DNA encodes the following proteins:
- the LOC128553094 gene encoding uncharacterized protein LOC128553094, with product MNLVLLQNIVLLICAYIVKVSSVLSCETHDLQALMLRLRQIKIESEAKIKELTNRIEFLENRLEERKGQSMVAFHAYHVANITPSEQSIMVFSKVRLNQGGSYNQSTGIFIVPKSGTYRFYAHMCTRVYNEGYMIFDIMIGRIAYATAYGSLPVTSNALCDSAQAVAYLEINDIAFVRWSGNSSNICQSTACDNTFSGSLINN from the exons ATGAATCTGGTTTTACTACAAAACATTGTGCTTCTTATTTGTGCTTATATTGTAAAAGTTTCGTCTGTGCTGTCTTGTGAAACACATGATTTGCAGGCACTCATg CTTCGACTGCGACAAATAAAGATAGAATCTGAAGCAAAAATTAAAGAATTGACGAACAGGATTGAATTCCTGGAAAATAGGTTGGAAGAAAGAAAAG gtCAGTCAATGGTGGCATTCCATGCCTACCATGTGGCAAACATAACACCAAGCGAACAGTCAATTATGGTATTTTCCAAAGTTCGTCTAAACCAGGGAGGATCATACAACCAATCTACAGGCATTTTTATCGTTCCAAAAAGTGGAACATATAGATTCTACGCCCACATGTGTACCAGAGTTTATAACGAAGGGTACATGATATTTGATATAATGATTGGAAGGATTGCATATGCAACTGCATATGGGTCTCTTCCCGTGACCAGCAATGCATTGTGTGATTCGGCACAGGCTGTTGCATATTTGGAAATCAATGATATCGCTTTTGTTAGGTGGAGCGGCAACAGTAGTAACATTTGCCAAAGTACTGCGTGTGATAACACGTTCTCAGGATCATTGATTAATAACTAA